The Amycolatopsis nigrescens CSC17Ta-90 genomic interval CTGGTCGATTACGCGGAGCCAGTCGTCCACCACCAGCGACCCGTGACTACCAGCAGGACTTGAATCCGCATAGCAGTGCTCGCAGGACAACTGACATTTACCAGTGATCTCCAACCATGCGAACCTAAGGTCCCTCAACGTCACCCTCCTGAGCCCGCGCCATATATCCCCGTCACATCCTGCCCTGTGACGAAACCGACGAGCAGCCCCCGCCCGAGTGACGGAGGGTGAATAACCAGACGGGGCTAGTCGCCAGAAGTTGCTCCGTAGCCGAGACCATCGGCTAGTCTGATCTCCGGTCTTCCACATCCGGGTCGACCAATGTGAATGTGGCCCCTGCTCTCGGGCTAACGAGAGCAGGGGCCACATTCGCGTGTTGCTGTGTCACATCGTGTTACCTTCATTGCTCACCACATGCTGAAGGAATGCCTTCCACTGCCATGGGGAGGTGACGACCACCGGCCCGCGGCCGCACTCCTTGGAGTCGCGGATGCCGACTGCGTCTGCTGTCCAAGCTACTTCGACGCAGTTGCCGTTGCCGTTGCTGTAGGTGCTCTTACGCCAGCTTGTGCTGGTGAAGTCTGGCGTGATCATTGCCAGCTCCTTGTCCTCACGTCCAGTCCTGGCGGATCTGCCTGATCCGCTGGAGTGACTCATCCGGGTCGAAGGCGACGTCCTCTGCGAGCCGCCCAAAGGTAAGGATATATGCCCTGATGTCGGTCTCTTTTTCGATGTAGAGACCACCGGTTAGGTTGTCCAGGAAGGCTGCGGCTGCCTCGCCGTCGTCGAAGTTCATCAGGTGGAACGCTGTACCCATGCCGCCGTAGGCACCTACATCGTTGGGGATCAGCTGCACGACGACGTTGCCCTGCTGGGCCCGCTGGACGATGTGATCGAGCTGATCGCGCATCGTGGCAGCACTACCAACAGGTATGCGGAGGGCAGCTTCGTGGATGATCACGTGGTAGTGCAGCGGATGCTCGGAGTCGTCCAGGCGAGCTTGTCGGTGCTGGCGGATGCGTCGCCGTTCCTGGACCAGCTCGTCGTCGGGCTCATCCATCCATGAGCGGAGGACCGCGTCGGAGTAGTCACCGGTTTGCAGTAGGCCAGGAACCAGCATCACTTCGACGCCTCGCATCTTCGTGGTTTCTGCTTCGGTCTCGACGAAGTCTTCAAAGTCGCCCCTGATGGCTTGTGGGCTGTACGTACGCCACCACGGTTCCTCTTCTCCGGCTGCGGCCGCCATCGCGGCGACCTGATCACGCACGCCG includes:
- a CDS encoding DUF397 domain-containing protein; protein product: MITPDFTSTSWRKSTYSNGNGNCVEVAWTADAVGIRDSKECGRGPVVVTSPWQWKAFLQHVVSNEGNTM
- a CDS encoding helix-turn-helix domain-containing protein; amino-acid sequence: MPASADPNVRQRRVARTLQRWRKETGTTQKELATKLRWSEPKLSRFENGEQIAGPFEVIAIGTMLGIDPGVRDQVAAMAAAAGEEEPWWRTYSPQAIRGDFEDFVETEAETTKMRGVEVMLVPGLLQTGDYSDAVLRSWMDEPDDELVQERRRIRQHRQARLDDSEHPLHYHVIIHEAALRIPVGSAATMRDQLDHIVQRAQQGNVVVQLIPNDVGAYGGMGTAFHLMNFDDGEAAAAFLDNLTGGLYIEKETDIRAYILTFGRLAEDVAFDPDESLQRIRQIRQDWT